The Calditrichota bacterium genome has a window encoding:
- a CDS encoding T9SS type A sorting domain-containing protein gives MFRFRTIALLIAILTFSIAQAWATTVTFQINMSVQVDLGNFDPDNDDVVVRGDFNGWAGNANTLDLVDGIYKTDVDITASSIEFKYVIVHPAEDVWESVDNRTANVAGDTQVLDVVYFNNIESSESADVEVTFRVNMQVQLLSGNFDPEFDQIVIRGAHDSLGQWGGAVVLTEETENPGIYSRRIQFNSLPINAAVEYKFKINYNSDPNDNNGWESLPSNRSFTPTGNEPDNLPPPSGNGYGEINPELVYYSNITADDIILQDVAVTFQVEITPLLGRLSDDGYVVDVQTQTDTVFTVEDIQVAGGSPPLTWGWANIAPEYFLHDDGLNGDETAGDDVYSVTITFPSGSSRLVEYKFGANQYDVEARSGASYNHYRQIDDTNPTYRFDIDCWGSTDTLFAQWPCTISDVDDPQIPVISEFSLAQNYPNPFNPTTTISFTLTQANITSLKVFDVLGRTTATIDMGRMEAGRHTMSFNGSDLASGVYFYQLESGAFSATRKMLLLK, from the coding sequence ATGTTTCGGTTTAGAACTATCGCGCTGCTGATTGCGATTTTGACTTTCAGCATCGCGCAAGCATGGGCGACTACGGTCACTTTCCAGATTAATATGAGCGTCCAGGTTGATCTGGGCAATTTCGATCCGGACAATGACGACGTGGTTGTGCGTGGAGATTTCAATGGTTGGGCAGGCAATGCCAACACGTTGGATTTGGTTGACGGAATCTATAAGACAGACGTGGACATCACCGCAAGCTCGATTGAATTCAAGTATGTGATTGTGCATCCGGCAGAAGACGTGTGGGAATCCGTGGACAACCGCACAGCCAATGTCGCCGGCGATACACAAGTTCTCGATGTGGTTTACTTCAATAACATCGAGTCGTCAGAAAGTGCGGACGTGGAAGTAACCTTCCGTGTCAACATGCAAGTGCAGTTGCTGTCGGGTAATTTCGATCCGGAGTTTGACCAGATCGTGATTCGCGGCGCACATGACAGCCTTGGTCAGTGGGGTGGTGCAGTGGTACTGACGGAGGAAACAGAAAATCCGGGAATCTACTCGCGCCGCATACAATTCAATAGTCTCCCGATTAATGCCGCAGTCGAGTACAAGTTCAAGATCAACTACAACAGCGATCCGAACGACAACAATGGATGGGAGTCGCTTCCGAGCAATCGCAGCTTTACACCGACGGGCAATGAGCCAGACAACCTGCCGCCGCCCAGCGGAAACGGATATGGCGAAATCAACCCAGAACTTGTGTATTACTCCAACATCACGGCTGACGACATCATTCTTCAAGACGTTGCTGTCACGTTCCAAGTGGAAATTACGCCGTTGCTCGGTCGACTTAGCGACGATGGATATGTAGTTGACGTTCAAACCCAAACGGATACCGTTTTTACCGTTGAAGATATTCAAGTGGCCGGTGGTTCGCCGCCGTTGACTTGGGGCTGGGCAAACATCGCGCCTGAGTACTTCCTTCACGACGACGGCCTAAACGGAGACGAAACTGCGGGTGACGACGTTTATTCGGTGACGATTACTTTCCCGTCGGGGTCTTCTCGCTTGGTTGAATACAAGTTCGGTGCAAACCAGTACGACGTCGAAGCGCGCAGCGGTGCATCCTACAACCACTATCGTCAAATTGACGACACTAACCCCACTTATCGTTTTGACATTGATTGCTGGGGCTCAACGGACACTCTTTTTGCGCAGTGGCCGTGCACGATTTCCGACGTAGATGATCCGCAGATTCCGGTGATCAGCGAATTCTCGCTGGCGCAGAACTACCCGAATCCGTTCAACCCGACGACGACGATCAGCTTCACGCTGACGCAAGCGAATATCACGTCGCTGAAGGTGTTCGACGTGTTGGGCCGCACTACCGCGACCATCGACATGGGCCGCATGGAAGCCGGACGCCACACGATGTCCTTTAACGGCAGCGATTTGGCAAGCGGTGTGTATTTCTACCAGCTTGAGAGCGGTGCGTTCTCAGCAACCCGCAAAATGTTGCTTCTGAAGTAA
- a CDS encoding T9SS type A sorting domain-containing protein → MIRIAVLLLTFATSLYAQTAWWEPASPRQGDVVTFYYDAIAGTLPDAGTQVWMHWGIRDANGSWSTPPASIWPQGSVLHTDGVALQSPMTNDGNQVWSVTIDFTTDIEMIGFVFTDRGSNWDNNSGNDWSLTFLSSGTVSWWTPENPEPGDDVTVYYDVVAGALPNNLTSVILHWGINETGHGNWHLPPQVMWPAGTVQQGSVCRTPMVSQGGGVFSVTIPTLDSIYSIHYATTDGTNWDSNSGQNWNIYMDEPPVIPTTHVIFRFDPRSAFSQYSGTVNSVNLAGTFNGWSTSATPLTNIDPYGNRWGEVAIPVGDVEYKFVINGNNWQIDPDNPRNAPGGFNNSLLTVEMDSLPQVYNIAPGENMVFDLGTEQTITCKVRGGDLGPGIDGTPFVRVNSQDPGATYNASTGELSIPLPTDAILAQVMIMLTDSAGRTRTRFLEYGFVEGDGYLAVDGRADMNYTTTESLDLRDFGIYAFADGDSLEIRPRFYDALTENTMAIITITNEEGSYGAIDGMDAEYEVAGLASSGVIIPLLSPSSANFDPAVHNRIHYGLIGEESFPITVDAANSAFDCFVAVHDLEAALGNYQTAWKFTCVSVKAASAAEGYVHEVSAADGGSDEEGDPDFYDAIFFMANDVQFKNSKNYGLTRRTTFDAPGRGLASIDPDDIGPGVAHPGPLCQILTRGAPTRVASKTIKGRVTSVLPLTSAWLMQNDVMHPVSMTGDSFSLAVTLTEGDNLFSLFARDVNSDTGRSAQMNFPLIVDHAPNPVIVVNIGGASIQLNGTSSNDPQGDPLTYNWIVDPNNPEVVTLGDPTNSVVSFPIPATYGEYYFDLEVTDTEENTTRARTFVRVNADGESAFLNNQCADWVDNAIVYEIFVRSFSQDGDLDGVTAQMGHIAELGVNTIWMMPIFEGPSDHGYEITNYYEIEQDYGTKEDLRELVEAAHANGIRVVLDMVINHTGIGHPFMQDAIRYGRNSFYWDWYDRDGSGNYTYYYDWSSLPNINLDNPETARYYIDMCKYWIEEFDVDGYRCDVAWGPLQRTPQFWVDWRRELKKIKPECFLLAEASASDFTILNDRFDMAYDWALHHEGSAGFSNMFPSIPNFTNLTDLITNYGFPWPEYKNPFRFMENHDEARYISIKTPAQTKLVSELLLSLPGVPMLYAGQEIGESSQRGTINWNSDPNNLYQHYYRLTNARKLLPAMRTGDFDLLTTDQPGPCYAFARTGEGMDPVIFLGNFSSTSQLVNVNLDAELLGIHPDSTYYVSEITTAQSFSRLGSELTTIFTSLSSYSGRVWVISDSVITTDAPNLPAVPKSTELLAPYPNPFNPVVTVPFELAKASHVTLRVFDVLGRETARLADDVMLPGLHSFTWDGSNVSSGIYFVMLQADGVARTKKLVLMK, encoded by the coding sequence ATGATTAGAATAGCCGTTTTGCTTTTGACTTTCGCAACTTCGCTCTACGCGCAAACGGCATGGTGGGAACCGGCCTCTCCGCGACAAGGTGACGTCGTGACGTTCTACTACGACGCCATCGCAGGCACTCTGCCGGATGCCGGAACTCAAGTTTGGATGCATTGGGGAATTCGCGACGCAAATGGAAGCTGGAGCACTCCGCCCGCGTCCATTTGGCCACAGGGATCCGTGCTTCATACGGATGGCGTCGCCCTGCAAAGCCCGATGACCAACGACGGCAATCAAGTTTGGTCAGTGACGATCGACTTCACGACCGATATTGAAATGATCGGATTCGTGTTCACGGACCGCGGGAGTAACTGGGACAACAACTCGGGAAATGATTGGTCGCTGACTTTCCTGTCTTCGGGAACGGTTTCTTGGTGGACGCCGGAAAATCCCGAACCGGGTGATGACGTGACGGTTTATTACGACGTGGTGGCGGGTGCGCTGCCTAACAACTTAACGAGTGTGATCCTGCATTGGGGAATCAATGAGACCGGCCATGGAAACTGGCACCTTCCGCCGCAAGTGATGTGGCCCGCTGGAACGGTGCAGCAGGGATCGGTTTGCCGCACTCCTATGGTCAGTCAAGGCGGCGGCGTGTTCAGCGTCACGATACCGACCTTGGATTCGATTTATTCAATTCACTATGCGACTACAGACGGTACAAATTGGGACAGCAATAGCGGCCAAAACTGGAATATTTATATGGATGAACCGCCGGTCATACCGACGACTCACGTAATTTTTAGATTTGATCCGCGCTCGGCGTTTTCGCAATACAGCGGAACGGTAAACAGCGTGAATTTGGCGGGAACATTTAATGGATGGAGCACGTCGGCAACTCCGCTGACGAATATCGATCCATACGGCAATCGCTGGGGTGAAGTGGCGATTCCGGTAGGGGACGTAGAATATAAGTTTGTTATCAACGGAAACAACTGGCAGATCGATCCGGATAATCCTCGCAATGCACCGGGAGGATTCAACAACTCTCTATTGACGGTTGAGATGGATTCGCTGCCTCAAGTATATAATATTGCGCCGGGCGAAAACATGGTGTTCGACCTTGGCACGGAGCAGACAATCACGTGCAAAGTGCGCGGAGGAGACTTGGGACCGGGTATCGACGGTACGCCGTTTGTGCGCGTGAACAGTCAGGATCCGGGTGCGACGTACAACGCATCCACCGGCGAGCTTTCGATTCCGCTTCCGACGGACGCGATTTTGGCGCAAGTGATGATTATGCTCACCGACAGCGCGGGACGCACGAGAACGCGCTTTTTGGAATACGGATTTGTTGAAGGTGACGGGTATCTTGCGGTCGACGGTCGCGCGGATATGAACTACACGACCACAGAATCACTCGACTTGCGCGATTTCGGCATCTACGCGTTCGCCGACGGTGACTCGCTGGAAATTCGCCCGCGGTTTTACGACGCGCTGACGGAAAATACGATGGCGATCATCACGATCACCAACGAAGAAGGCAGTTACGGCGCGATAGACGGAATGGACGCGGAGTACGAAGTCGCAGGGCTCGCTTCCAGCGGCGTGATTATTCCTTTGCTGTCGCCGTCCAGTGCGAATTTTGATCCGGCGGTGCACAACCGGATTCACTACGGTTTGATTGGCGAAGAGTCTTTCCCGATTACGGTGGACGCTGCGAATTCGGCGTTTGATTGTTTTGTGGCTGTGCATGATTTGGAAGCGGCACTCGGGAACTACCAAACGGCATGGAAATTCACCTGCGTGAGCGTGAAGGCGGCGAGCGCGGCTGAAGGCTACGTGCACGAAGTCAGCGCGGCGGACGGGGGAAGCGACGAGGAAGGCGATCCCGATTTTTACGACGCTATTTTCTTCATGGCGAACGACGTGCAGTTCAAGAATTCGAAAAACTACGGCTTGACGCGGCGCACGACGTTTGACGCACCGGGCCGCGGGTTGGCTTCGATCGATCCGGATGACATCGGACCGGGCGTCGCGCATCCGGGACCGCTTTGTCAGATATTGACACGCGGCGCTCCGACGCGCGTGGCGAGCAAAACAATCAAGGGACGAGTCACGTCCGTGCTGCCGCTCACGAGCGCGTGGCTGATGCAGAACGACGTGATGCATCCGGTCTCGATGACGGGTGACAGTTTCTCGTTGGCTGTGACCTTGACCGAAGGCGACAATTTGTTCTCGCTGTTTGCGCGGGACGTTAATTCGGATACCGGACGCAGCGCGCAGATGAACTTCCCGCTGATCGTCGACCATGCGCCGAATCCGGTGATTGTCGTCAACATCGGCGGCGCTTCGATTCAGCTCAACGGCACGAGCTCAAACGATCCCCAAGGTGATCCTTTAACCTACAATTGGATTGTCGATCCGAACAATCCGGAAGTCGTGACTCTCGGCGATCCGACGAACAGCGTCGTGTCGTTCCCGATTCCGGCGACCTACGGCGAGTATTACTTTGACCTCGAGGTGACGGATACGGAAGAGAATACGACGCGCGCACGGACCTTTGTGCGGGTGAATGCGGACGGAGAAAGCGCGTTCTTGAACAACCAGTGCGCCGATTGGGTGGACAACGCCATCGTATATGAAATTTTCGTGCGCTCATTTTCGCAAGACGGCGATCTCGACGGCGTCACCGCGCAGATGGGACACATCGCCGAACTGGGCGTCAACACGATTTGGATGATGCCGATTTTCGAAGGACCGTCTGACCACGGCTACGAAATCACGAATTACTACGAGATCGAACAGGACTACGGCACGAAGGAAGATTTGCGCGAGCTTGTCGAAGCGGCGCACGCGAACGGTATTCGCGTGGTTCTGGATATGGTGATCAACCATACGGGCATCGGTCATCCATTCATGCAGGACGCGATTCGCTACGGACGCAACTCCTTTTACTGGGATTGGTACGACCGTGACGGCAGCGGAAACTACACCTACTATTACGATTGGTCGTCATTGCCAAATATCAATTTGGATAATCCGGAAACTGCGCGCTACTACATTGATATGTGCAAATACTGGATTGAGGAGTTTGACGTTGACGGCTACCGCTGCGACGTGGCTTGGGGACCGCTTCAGCGCACGCCGCAATTCTGGGTGGATTGGCGGCGCGAATTGAAGAAGATTAAGCCTGAGTGTTTCCTGTTGGCCGAAGCGTCGGCCTCCGACTTCACGATTTTGAACGACCGGTTCGACATGGCGTACGACTGGGCTTTGCATCACGAAGGCTCGGCTGGATTTTCGAACATGTTCCCGTCGATACCGAATTTCACAAACCTGACGGATTTGATTACGAACTACGGGTTCCCGTGGCCGGAGTACAAGAATCCGTTCCGGTTTATGGAGAACCACGATGAAGCGCGCTATATCTCGATTAAGACGCCGGCGCAAACGAAACTCGTATCGGAACTGCTGTTGAGCTTGCCGGGTGTGCCGATGCTTTATGCAGGTCAGGAGATCGGTGAATCATCGCAACGCGGGACCATCAATTGGAACAGCGATCCGAACAATTTGTATCAGCACTACTACCGTCTGACCAACGCGCGCAAACTGCTGCCTGCGATGCGGACGGGTGATTTTGATTTATTGACGACGGATCAGCCGGGTCCGTGCTACGCATTCGCGCGCACCGGCGAAGGCATGGATCCGGTGATCTTCCTTGGGAATTTCAGCTCCACGTCGCAGCTTGTGAATGTGAATCTGGACGCCGAGCTTTTGGGCATTCATCCGGATTCGACGTATTATGTTTCTGAGATTACGACCGCGCAGAGCTTCTCACGGTTGGGTTCTGAATTGACGACGATCTTTACGAGTCTTTCGTCTTACTCGGGTCGCGTGTGGGTGATTTCGGATTCCGTGATTACTACGGATGCGCCGAATCTGCCTGCGGTCCCAAAGTCCACTGAGCTGCTGGCTCCCTATCCGAACCCGTTCAATCCGGTGGTGACGGTGCCGTTTGAATTGGCGAAGGCTTCGCATGTGACCTTGCGCGTGTTTGACGTGTTGGGTCGCGAAACGGCGCGACTGGCCGACGACGTGATGCTGCCGGGACTCCACTCATTTACGTGGGACGGCTCAAACGTGTCGAGCGGAATTTATTTTGTGATGCTGCAAGCCGACGGCGTGGCGCGGACTAAGAAACTGGTGTTGATGAAATAG
- a CDS encoding PorV/PorQ family protein, translated as MTLSLFVSSPLFAVSKVGSTAAPFLNIAVGARAVGMGGAFTAMADDATALFWNPSGIAGIDKFEASLVHTDWLTDLRFDVIGAVLPLEHDDAIGAQITLLTMPDQEVTTTKQDEQDGAGYYYSAGSMALQLTYGKQFTDRFKLGLSGKYIHEWIWHETASTMAIDLGSMYRTDLNGMRIGVAISNFGGKMQMTGRDLTRLYDVDQTREGNNASVLADLATDKWPLPLVMRFGLAMEAFQKEDHRVSVAAEALHPNDNDESVNVGAEYAFREQFFFRSGYKSLFLRDSEEGLTLGFGVRLKTRGGPIFVLDAAYEDFGRFDAIYKYSLGISY; from the coding sequence ATGACTTTAAGTTTATTTGTGTCTTCTCCGTTGTTCGCAGTCAGTAAAGTCGGATCAACCGCCGCTCCGTTTTTGAATATTGCGGTCGGCGCTCGCGCCGTGGGAATGGGCGGAGCCTTCACGGCAATGGCGGACGACGCCACTGCGCTGTTTTGGAATCCTTCCGGCATTGCGGGGATCGACAAGTTCGAGGCCTCGCTGGTGCACACGGATTGGCTGACGGACTTGCGCTTCGACGTCATCGGCGCGGTATTGCCGCTCGAACACGACGACGCTATCGGCGCACAGATTACGCTTTTGACGATGCCGGATCAGGAAGTCACGACCACCAAGCAAGACGAACAGGACGGCGCGGGATACTATTACAGCGCGGGTTCGATGGCCTTGCAACTTACCTACGGCAAGCAATTCACCGACCGTTTCAAGCTGGGTCTTTCGGGCAAATATATTCACGAGTGGATCTGGCACGAAACGGCCTCGACGATGGCTATCGATCTGGGCAGCATGTATCGAACGGATCTAAACGGCATGCGGATCGGCGTGGCGATTTCGAATTTCGGCGGCAAAATGCAAATGACGGGACGCGATCTGACTCGCCTATATGACGTAGATCAAACCCGCGAAGGCAACAACGCGAGCGTGCTGGCCGATTTGGCAACGGATAAGTGGCCGCTCCCGCTGGTGATGCGGTTCGGATTGGCAATGGAAGCCTTTCAGAAAGAAGACCACCGCGTGTCCGTGGCAGCGGAAGCATTGCATCCTAACGACAACGACGAATCGGTCAACGTCGGAGCGGAATACGCTTTCCGCGAGCAGTTCTTCTTCCGTTCCGGATACAAATCGCTTTTCTTACGGGACTCGGAAGAAGGGCTTACCTTAGGCTTTGGAGTCAGATTGAAAACTCGCGGCGGCCCGATCTTCGTATTGGACGCTGCTTACGAAGACTTCGGCCGTTTTGACGCAATTTATAAGTATTCTTTGGGGATTAGCTACTAA